A segment of the Leptospira andrefontaineae genome:
GATAGGCCTTAAATACATCCCTTCTAAGAATGATATTTACAAATTTGCCATCTTTAGAGGTTTCTATCAGGCCTGCATTTTCTAATTCTTTAATATGATGGGAAAGGGTAGCAGGGCTTATATCTTGTGATTTATTCAAGGAGCTGCAAGCAGTAGGTTCTTTCGTAGAGCCGATACATTGTAAAAGTTGAAATCTCCTAGGCTCAGCAAGGGCCCTAGAAATTTTAGTAAATTCCTTTTCCGTTAGTTTTACGGGTTTGGGGTTCGGCACTCTCTCCATGTTTGAATGTTTAGACTGCATTGTCTAAACATTCTCTAAAAAATCAGGGTAGGAACTC
Coding sequences within it:
- a CDS encoding ArsR/SmtB family transcription factor, producing MERVPNPKPVKLTEKEFTKISRALAEPRRFQLLQCIGSTKEPTACSSLNKSQDISPATLSHHIKELENAGLIETSKDGKFVNIILRRDVFKAYLDKLSQI